The following are encoded in a window of Saccharothrix longispora genomic DNA:
- a CDS encoding L-threonylcarbamoyladenylate synthase: protein MSTIYDCAVQDDRAAGLAAAAGAVRSGRLVVLPTDTVYGIGCDAFDAAAVRALLEAKGRGPDMPVPVLVGSWTTIDGLVLSVSRQARALIEAFWPGGLSLVLEHAPSLAWDLGRTRGTVMLRMPLHPVALELLRDVGPMAVSSANKSGFPPAGTAQEAWDQLGEDVGVYLDGGPSAENVASTIVDLTGPDPVVLREGAVPVAEVSKALGVEVEVAR, encoded by the coding sequence GTGAGCACGATCTACGACTGCGCCGTGCAGGACGACCGCGCGGCCGGCCTCGCCGCCGCGGCGGGCGCGGTGCGCTCCGGGCGCCTCGTGGTCCTCCCCACGGACACCGTCTACGGCATCGGCTGCGACGCGTTCGACGCCGCCGCCGTGCGCGCGCTGCTGGAGGCCAAGGGGCGCGGACCGGACATGCCGGTGCCCGTCCTCGTCGGTTCCTGGACCACCATCGACGGCCTGGTGCTGAGCGTGTCCCGGCAGGCCCGCGCCCTGATCGAGGCGTTCTGGCCGGGCGGCCTGTCGCTGGTGCTCGAACACGCGCCGTCGCTCGCCTGGGACCTGGGCCGGACCCGCGGCACGGTCATGCTGCGCATGCCGCTGCACCCGGTCGCCCTGGAACTGCTGCGCGACGTCGGCCCGATGGCCGTCTCCAGCGCCAACAAGTCCGGCTTCCCGCCCGCGGGCACCGCGCAGGAGGCGTGGGACCAGCTCGGCGAGGACGTCGGCGTGTACCTCGACGGCGGCCCGTCGGCCGAGAACGTCGCGTCGACGATCGTGGACCTGACCGGTCCGGACCCCGTCGTGCTCCGCGAGGGCGCGGTGCCGGTGGCCGAGGTCTCGAAGGCGCTCGGCGTCGAAGTCGAGGTCGCCCGCTAG
- a CDS encoding TerC/Alx family metal homeostasis membrane protein, producing the protein MSASAAAAASPIESIGSAGLWAVSIAVLVALLLADFAVTHRPHEVSAREAVGWTVFYLALPVVFGVWLWNAFGSGPAVEFATGFVVEKSLSVDNLFVFMLLLAAFAVPADVRQRVLLYGIVGALVLRGAFIAAGAAMLAAGTWAFLVFGLVLLASAVKLLQEVSTGGGGGERDVSRLRVVRLLRRLMPVTDDYRGARLTVREHGRRALTPLAVVVVAVFATDVVFAVDSVPAVYGITEDPYLVFATNAFALLGLRALYFVLHTALAKLVHLNHGLAVILAFIGAKLVLHWAHGIWPAVPEIPTSVSLAVIVGVLAVVTVTSLRSRRGARAPVPARKATTPRD; encoded by the coding sequence ATGTCCGCGTCAGCCGCGGCGGCCGCGAGTCCGATCGAGTCCATCGGGTCCGCGGGCTTGTGGGCGGTCAGCATCGCCGTCCTGGTCGCGCTGCTCCTCGCGGACTTCGCGGTCACCCACCGCCCGCACGAGGTGTCGGCGCGCGAAGCGGTGGGGTGGACGGTGTTCTACCTCGCCCTGCCGGTCGTGTTCGGGGTCTGGCTGTGGAACGCCTTCGGCAGCGGCCCCGCGGTGGAGTTCGCGACCGGGTTCGTGGTCGAGAAGTCCCTCTCGGTGGACAACCTGTTCGTGTTCATGCTGCTGCTCGCCGCCTTCGCCGTGCCGGCCGACGTGCGGCAGCGCGTCCTGCTCTACGGCATCGTCGGCGCCCTGGTGCTGCGGGGCGCGTTCATCGCGGCCGGCGCCGCGATGCTGGCGGCCGGCACCTGGGCGTTCCTCGTGTTCGGACTGGTCCTGCTCGCCTCGGCGGTGAAGCTGCTGCAGGAGGTGTCGACCGGCGGGGGCGGCGGCGAGCGCGACGTCTCCCGGCTGCGGGTGGTCCGGCTGCTGCGCCGGCTGATGCCGGTCACCGACGACTACCGCGGCGCGCGGCTGACCGTGCGCGAGCACGGGCGACGCGCGCTCACGCCGCTGGCCGTCGTGGTGGTCGCGGTGTTCGCGACCGACGTGGTGTTCGCCGTCGACTCGGTGCCGGCGGTCTACGGCATCACCGAGGACCCCTACCTCGTGTTCGCCACCAACGCCTTCGCCCTGCTCGGCCTGCGCGCCCTGTACTTCGTGCTGCACACCGCGCTCGCCAAGCTCGTCCACCTCAACCACGGACTGGCCGTCATCCTCGCGTTCATCGGGGCGAAGCTGGTGCTGCACTGGGCGCACGGCATCTGGCCCGCCGTGCCGGAGATCCCCACCTCCGTCTCCCTGGCCGTGATCGTCGGCGTCCTCGCCGTCGTCACCGTGACCAGCCTGCGCTCGCGGCGAGGTGCCCGGGCGCCCGTACCCGCCCGGAAGGCCACCACACCACGGGACTGA
- the prmC gene encoding peptide chain release factor N(5)-glutamine methyltransferase, with protein MTRHPLRLAILEAERMLAAAGVDSARVDAELLAAHVLGVERSRLPLIPLVDPPVVDALHRVVRRRVTRVPLQHITGWAHLGGVDLAVGPGVFIPRPETELLLVWALSAVRVPDPVVVDLCTGSGALALAFAHHRPKATVHAVERDHTALSWARRNADARAAAGDTPVTLHAGDVTAPDVLSDLDGRVDLVLCNPPYVPDATEVQPEVADHDPRQAVFGGADGLDVVRHVVTLAARLLRPGGHVAIEHDDTHGESVPALLSARRVLTDVADHADLAGRPRFATARRV; from the coding sequence ATGACCCGACACCCGCTGCGGCTGGCCATCCTCGAAGCGGAACGCATGCTGGCCGCGGCGGGCGTCGACAGCGCCCGGGTGGACGCCGAACTCCTCGCCGCCCACGTCCTGGGCGTCGAGCGCTCGCGCCTGCCCCTGATCCCGCTGGTCGACCCGCCGGTGGTGGACGCCCTGCACCGGGTGGTGCGCCGACGGGTGACGCGCGTCCCGTTGCAGCACATCACGGGCTGGGCCCACCTCGGGGGCGTCGACCTCGCGGTCGGCCCCGGCGTGTTCATCCCGCGACCGGAGACCGAGCTGCTGCTCGTCTGGGCGCTGTCCGCCGTGCGCGTCCCGGACCCGGTCGTGGTGGACCTGTGCACGGGTTCCGGCGCGCTCGCGCTCGCGTTCGCCCACCACCGCCCGAAGGCGACCGTGCACGCCGTCGAGCGCGACCACACCGCGCTGTCCTGGGCCCGGCGCAACGCCGACGCCCGCGCCGCCGCCGGCGACACCCCCGTCACCCTGCACGCGGGCGACGTGACGGCGCCGGACGTGCTGTCCGACCTGGACGGTCGGGTGGACCTGGTGCTGTGCAACCCGCCGTACGTGCCGGACGCCACCGAGGTCCAGCCCGAGGTCGCCGACCACGACCCGCGCCAGGCCGTCTTCGGCGGCGCGGACGGCCTGGACGTGGTCCGGCACGTCGTCACCCTCGCCGCCCGCCTGCTGCGCCCCGGCGGGCACGTCGCGATCGAGCACGACGACACCCACGGCGAGAGCGTCCCGGCCCTGCTGTCGGCCCGCCGCGTGCTCACCGACGTGGCCGACCACGCCGACCTGGCCGGCCGACCCCGCTTCGCCACCGCGCGCCGGGTGTGA